Proteins encoded together in one Tripterygium wilfordii isolate XIE 37 chromosome 14, ASM1340144v1, whole genome shotgun sequence window:
- the LOC120014391 gene encoding extensin-2, translating into MTLLFLLIFSSLISSSMSNYPTLTKKYQIECTMCSSCSNPCGQVSPPPPPVPVSSPPPPSTTICPPPPSPPSSGGYYYSPPPPSQYTYSSPPPPQGGGGGGGGSYYYPPPRNYGPAPPPPNPIVPYFPFYYHTPPPSDSPPVKLVLSSVGYGVGLVLVWACLF; encoded by the coding sequence atgacgctcctctttcttctgattttctcttctttgatcTCCTCATCAATGTCCAATTACCCGACTTTGACTAAAAAGTACCAGATCGAATGCACAATGTGCTCATCCTGCAGCAACCCATGTGGCCAAGTCTCCCCGCCACCGCCGCCTGTGCCGGTATCATCACCTCCGCCGCCATCCACGACCATCTGTCCACCACCCCCATCGCCGCCAAGCTCTGGCGGTTACTATTACTCTCCACCACCTCCTTCTCAATACACATACTCCTCTCCACCGCCCCCACAAGGCGGCGGTGGGGGTGGTGGTGGAAGTTACTATTATCCTCCTCCAAGAAACTACGGCCCTGCACCGCCACCACCAAACCCAATTGTACCTTACTTCCCTTTCTACTACCACACTCCTCCACCATCTGATTCACCGCCAGTGAAGTTAGTTTTGAGTTCTGTGGGTTATGGTGTCGGTTTGGTACTTGTTTGGGCCTGTTTGTTTTGA
- the LOC120015271 gene encoding GATA transcription factor 15-like, producing MVDPSEIGSESEGTNRKYPDGESSIESPNDHGKKTCADCGTTKTPLWRGGPAGPKSLCNACGIRSRKKRRAILGPNKTEEKKARKGNNNKLGDGLKQRLWALGRDVMMQRSTVEKQRRKLGEEEQAAVLLMALSYGSVYA from the exons ATGGTGGATCCAAGTGAAATA GGATCAGAGTCTGAGGGCACAAATAGGAAATACCCAGATGGAGAATCATCAATAGAGAGCCCAAACGACCACGGAAAGAAGACATGCGCAGACTGTGGCACCACCAAGACTCCTCTTTGGAGAGGCGGTCCAGCCGGGCCCAAG TCACTGTGTAATGCTTGTGGGATCAGGAGCAGAAAGAAGAGGAGAGCTATATTGGGTCCTAAcaaaacagaggaaaagaaagcaagaaaaGGCAATAACAATAAGCTTGGTGATGGATTGAAGCAGAGATTGTGGGCCTTGGGTAGGGATGTGATGATGCAGAGATCAACGGTGGAGAAGCAACGGAGGAAGCTAGGAGAGGAAGAACAGGCTGCTGTGCTATTGATGGCATTGTCTTATGGTTCTGTTTATGCCTAG